In Corynebacterium nuruki S6-4, the following proteins share a genomic window:
- a CDS encoding HtaA protein, whose protein sequence is MTFLPRTGAVSATAVVASGLLLSALTVPAVVAAPAASAAMPTVPDSLPLFPEVTENPQITVTREDGTPVTGETPVHRGDVLLVHGNGFSPEANRGGFVMPVPPGTANGVYVLYSGFGETWRPSEGAPGEARTHPHDQLAWVLPDDSLAALPTAPVDMRTPIAREAQRMEDDGTFTARLTVDPPAETPGDRFGVYVYPAAGSVNAAEEIYVPVPFSTGPGPNTPAPASPDLVLDADLVARAAEAAQGGLKGRDGAVVLDDGRVGFTADGSVGSTERYRGTVHATARFSLVDVALRDPWIETRADGTRVLTAEVSDSWNSSTDAMRRVDLGPAGALI, encoded by the coding sequence ATGACGTTCCTACCCCGCACCGGGGCCGTCTCCGCTACAGCCGTTGTGGCGTCCGGCCTGCTCCTGTCCGCACTCACTGTCCCCGCTGTCGTCGCCGCCCCCGCGGCATCGGCGGCGATGCCCACCGTCCCCGACTCCCTCCCGCTCTTCCCCGAGGTCACCGAGAACCCGCAGATCACCGTCACCCGTGAAGACGGCACCCCGGTCACCGGGGAAACCCCGGTGCACCGCGGCGATGTGCTCCTCGTCCACGGCAACGGCTTCTCACCGGAGGCCAACCGGGGCGGGTTCGTCATGCCGGTCCCGCCCGGGACCGCGAACGGTGTCTATGTCCTCTACAGCGGATTCGGGGAGACCTGGCGGCCGTCCGAGGGTGCGCCGGGGGAGGCCCGCACCCACCCCCACGACCAGCTCGCCTGGGTTCTCCCGGACGACAGTCTCGCCGCCCTGCCCACCGCACCGGTCGACATGCGTACGCCCATCGCCCGCGAGGCGCAGCGGATGGAGGACGACGGAACCTTCACCGCACGCCTGACCGTCGACCCGCCCGCGGAGACGCCGGGGGACCGGTTCGGCGTCTACGTCTACCCGGCCGCCGGCTCGGTCAACGCCGCCGAGGAGATCTACGTCCCGGTGCCGTTCTCCACCGGACCAGGACCGAATACGCCCGCCCCCGCCAGTCCCGATCTCGTGCTGGACGCCGACCTGGTCGCCCGTGCCGCCGAGGCCGCCCAGGGCGGGCTGAAGGGTCGGGACGGTGCGGTGGTGCTCGATGACGGTCGGGTCGGGTTCACCGCGGACGGCTCGGTGGGGAGTACGGAGCGCTACCGGGGGACCGTCCATGCGACCGCCCGGTTCTCTCTGGTGGACGTGGCCCTGCGCGACCCGTGGATCGAGACCCGCGCCGACGGCACCCGGGTGCTCACGGCGGAGGTCTCGGACTCCTGGAATTCCTCCACCGACGCGATGCGCCGGGTGGACCTGGGGCCGGCGGGCGCCCTGATCTGA